A genomic segment from Geitlerinema sp. PCC 7407 encodes:
- the dcd gene encoding dCTP deaminase, giving the protein MIKNDTWITAMAENGMIEPFLPTLVREVTAEAGGPLRPVISYGLSSYGYDIRLSPAEFRIFRHIPGTVVDPKNFNSDNLEPAKLHQDAAGDFFILPAHSYGLGVALERLSVPENVSVICIGKSTYARSGIIANLTPAEAGWRGHLTLEFSNSSSADCRIYANEGVVQLLFLEGEPCAVSYEKRQGKYQDQRERVTLPRV; this is encoded by the coding sequence ATGATCAAAAACGATACCTGGATTACGGCGATGGCCGAAAACGGCATGATTGAGCCGTTTTTGCCGACGTTGGTGCGAGAAGTGACCGCTGAGGCTGGGGGACCCCTGCGCCCGGTGATTAGCTATGGCTTGTCGTCCTACGGCTACGACATTCGCCTCTCGCCGGCAGAGTTTCGCATCTTCCGCCACATCCCAGGGACGGTGGTCGATCCCAAAAACTTTAACTCTGACAACCTAGAGCCTGCGAAGCTGCACCAAGATGCGGCTGGGGACTTTTTTATTTTGCCGGCCCACTCCTATGGCTTGGGGGTGGCGCTGGAGCGGCTGTCGGTGCCCGAAAATGTGTCGGTGATTTGCATCGGCAAGAGTACCTACGCCCGCTCGGGCATCATTGCCAACCTGACGCCCGCGGAGGCGGGGTGGCGAGGACACCTGACCCTCGAATTTTCGAACTCATCGAGCGCTGACTGCCGAATCTATGCCAATGAGGGCGTGGTGCAGCTGCTGTTTTTGGAAGGGGAGCCGTGCGCGGTCAGCTACGAGAAGCGCCAGGGCAAGTACCAAGATCAGCGGGAGCGGGTGACGCTGCCCCGAGTCTAG
- a CDS encoding ribulose bisphosphate carboxylase small subunit, translating into MQTLKKERRFETLSYLPPLSDAQIARQVQYILDQGYFAAVEFNETSNPTEVYWTMWKLPLFSANSVQEVLNEVQQCRSEYPNCYIRVIGFDNIKQCQTLSFIVHKPNSGGYRY; encoded by the coding sequence ATGCAAACACTAAAGAAAGAGCGTCGCTTCGAAACCCTTTCCTATCTGCCCCCTCTGTCGGATGCGCAGATCGCTCGTCAGGTCCAGTACATCTTGGATCAGGGCTACTTCGCGGCGGTTGAGTTCAACGAAACCTCTAACCCCACCGAAGTGTACTGGACGATGTGGAAGCTGCCTCTGTTCAGCGCCAACAGCGTTCAAGAGGTCCTGAACGAAGTGCAACAGTGCCGTTCTGAGTACCCCAACTGCTACATCCGCGTGATCGGCTTCGACAACATCAAGCAGTGCCAAACGCTCAGCTTCATCGTTCACAAGCCCAACAGCGGCGGCTACCGCTACTAA
- a CDS encoding P-loop NTPase family protein — translation MVSQLEAPSLNPAVSRPYVLEGLIQVFTSPHRSFFTNVMAQALRIAGQGTPVLVVQFLKGGIHQGHEHPVRLGENLEWIRCNLPRCIDTPQIEESEARSLQELWQHTRTVVAEGRYSLIVLDELSLAIHLGLIPEAEVLEFLRTRPNHVDVILTGPDMPPSLLDLADQITELRRSHRP, via the coding sequence ATGGTTTCGCAGCTAGAAGCCCCGTCTCTCAATCCCGCTGTCTCTCGGCCCTACGTGCTAGAGGGGCTGATTCAGGTTTTCACCAGCCCCCACCGCAGCTTTTTCACCAATGTGATGGCCCAGGCCCTCCGCATCGCGGGCCAAGGGACTCCTGTGCTGGTGGTGCAGTTTCTCAAGGGCGGCATCCATCAAGGGCATGAGCACCCTGTGCGCCTCGGCGAAAACCTGGAGTGGATCCGCTGCAATCTGCCCCGCTGCATCGACACGCCCCAAATCGAGGAGAGCGAAGCGCGATCGCTCCAAGAGCTCTGGCAGCACACCCGCACCGTGGTCGCGGAGGGCCGCTATTCCCTGATTGTCCTCGACGAGCTCAGCCTTGCCATTCACCTCGGCCTGATTCCTGAGGCAGAAGTGCTGGAATTTTTGCGCACCCGCCCCAACCACGTCGATGTCATTCTCACCGGCCCAGACATGCCCCCATCGCTGCTCGATCTGGCCGATCAGATCACCGAGCTGCGCCGCAGCCACCGGCCCTGA
- a CDS encoding form I ribulose bisphosphate carboxylase large subunit: MSYAQTKTQAKTGYQAGVKDYKLTYYTPDYTPKDTDILAAFRVTPQPGVPPEEAGAAVAAESSTGTWTTVWTDLLTDLDRYKGRCYDIEPVRGEDNQYICYIAYPLDLFEEGSVTNLLTSIVGNVFGFKALKALRLEDLRIPVAYLKTFQGPPHGIQVERDKINKYGRPLLGCTIKPKLGLSAKNYGRAVYECLRGGLDFTKDDENINSQPFQRWRDRFLFVAEAIHKAQAETGEVKGHYLNVTAPTCEEMLKRAEFAKELGMPIIMHDFLTAGFTANTTLSKWCRDNGLLLHIHRAMHAVIDRQKNHGMHFRTLAKCLRMSGGDHIHTGTVVGKLEGDKAITMGFVDLLRENYVEEDKSRGIYFTQDWAAMPGVMAVASGGIHVWHMPALVEIFGDDSVLQFGGGTLGHPWGNAPGATANRVALEACVQARNEGRDLTREGGDIIREAAKWSPELAVACEVWKEIKFEFETVDTV, encoded by the coding sequence ATGTCTTACGCCCAAACAAAGACTCAGGCGAAAACTGGGTACCAGGCCGGAGTTAAAGACTATAAGCTGACCTACTACACTCCGGATTACACGCCCAAGGATACCGACATCCTGGCGGCTTTCCGAGTGACCCCCCAGCCCGGCGTTCCTCCCGAGGAAGCTGGTGCAGCAGTAGCAGCTGAGTCCTCCACCGGTACCTGGACCACGGTGTGGACCGACCTGCTAACGGACCTCGATCGCTACAAAGGCCGTTGCTACGACATCGAGCCTGTGCGGGGCGAAGACAACCAGTACATTTGCTACATCGCCTACCCCCTCGACCTGTTCGAAGAAGGCTCCGTCACCAACCTGCTGACCTCCATCGTGGGTAACGTCTTCGGCTTCAAGGCCCTCAAGGCCCTGCGTCTCGAAGACCTTCGCATCCCCGTTGCCTACCTGAAGACCTTCCAAGGTCCTCCCCACGGCATCCAAGTTGAGCGCGACAAGATCAACAAGTACGGTCGTCCTCTCCTCGGCTGCACCATCAAGCCCAAGCTCGGTCTGTCTGCTAAGAACTACGGCCGCGCTGTGTATGAGTGCTTGCGCGGTGGTCTCGACTTCACCAAGGACGACGAGAACATCAACTCCCAGCCCTTCCAGCGCTGGCGCGATCGCTTCCTGTTCGTTGCAGAAGCCATCCACAAAGCCCAAGCTGAAACCGGCGAAGTCAAGGGTCACTACCTCAACGTGACCGCCCCCACCTGCGAAGAAATGCTCAAGCGCGCTGAGTTCGCCAAAGAGCTCGGCATGCCCATCATCATGCATGACTTCCTCACTGCAGGCTTCACCGCCAACACCACCCTCTCCAAGTGGTGCCGCGACAACGGCCTGCTGCTGCACATCCACCGTGCAATGCACGCCGTGATCGACCGTCAAAAGAACCACGGTATGCACTTCCGGACCCTTGCCAAGTGCTTGCGGATGTCCGGTGGTGACCACATCCATACCGGTACCGTCGTGGGTAAGCTCGAAGGCGACAAAGCCATCACCATGGGCTTCGTTGACCTGCTGCGCGAAAACTACGTCGAAGAAGACAAGTCTCGCGGTATCTACTTCACCCAAGACTGGGCTGCTATGCCTGGCGTGATGGCAGTGGCTTCCGGTGGTATCCACGTGTGGCACATGCCCGCTCTGGTGGAAATCTTCGGCGACGACTCCGTCCTCCAGTTCGGTGGTGGTACCCTCGGTCACCCCTGGGGCAACGCTCCTGGCGCAACCGCAAACCGCGTTGCTCTGGAAGCTTGCGTCCAAGCTCGTAACGAAGGTCGTGACCTCACCCGCGAAGGCGGCGACATCATCCGCGAAGCAGCTAAGTGGTCTCCTGAACTCGCCGTTGCTTGCGAAGTTTGGAAGGAAATCAAGTTCGAGTTCGAGACTGTTGATACCGTCTGA
- a CDS encoding ribulose bisphosphate carboxylase small subunit, whose product MSFYVSPRFLDKVAVHITKNFLDLPGVKVPLILGIHGRKGEGKSFQCELVFERMGIEPVHMSAGELESPDAGDPARLIRLRYREAGEYIRTRGRMCVLMINDLDAGAGRFDGGTQYTVNTQLVNATLMNIADNPTNVQLPGSYDEKPLPRVPILVTGNDFSTLYAPLIRDGRMEKFYWDPDYEDRVGIVSGIFSDDGLSRQDFERLVDTFPAQSIDFFGALRSRFYDEQVRRFIQEVGVEQVSFRLLNSKEGAPTFQKPRFTLERLLEFGYLMVQEQERVRTSRLAEEYNRVLMDSHSPSAPSAPAAAPSVPVSRPPSSGGSSASSSPLTSEVAEQVRQLVRNGHRVGIEVVDERRFRTNSWNCCATLDTARPEEAIAALESCIADHPSEYVRLVGIDPKGKKRVLETIVQRPKR is encoded by the coding sequence ATGAGTTTTTATGTTTCGCCGCGATTCCTGGATAAGGTCGCGGTGCATATTACGAAGAATTTTCTAGACTTGCCGGGGGTCAAGGTTCCGCTCATTTTGGGAATCCACGGCCGCAAGGGGGAGGGAAAGTCTTTCCAGTGTGAGCTGGTGTTTGAGCGGATGGGAATTGAGCCGGTGCATATGTCGGCGGGGGAACTGGAGAGCCCGGATGCGGGCGATCCGGCGCGTCTGATCCGGCTGCGCTACCGGGAGGCGGGGGAGTATATCCGGACGCGCGGCCGGATGTGCGTTTTGATGATTAATGATTTGGATGCGGGGGCGGGCCGTTTTGACGGCGGGACGCAGTATACGGTGAATACTCAGCTCGTGAATGCGACGCTGATGAATATTGCGGATAATCCGACGAATGTGCAGCTGCCGGGCAGCTACGATGAGAAGCCGCTGCCGCGGGTGCCGATTTTGGTGACGGGGAATGATTTCTCGACGCTGTATGCGCCGCTGATCCGCGATGGCCGGATGGAGAAGTTTTACTGGGATCCGGACTATGAGGATCGCGTCGGCATTGTGAGCGGGATTTTTTCGGATGATGGCCTGTCCCGCCAAGATTTTGAGCGCTTGGTAGATACGTTTCCGGCGCAGTCGATCGATTTCTTTGGGGCGCTGCGATCGCGCTTTTATGACGAGCAGGTGCGCCGCTTTATTCAGGAGGTGGGCGTGGAGCAGGTGTCTTTCCGCCTGCTCAACAGCAAGGAAGGAGCCCCCACGTTCCAGAAGCCGCGCTTCACGCTGGAGCGCCTGCTGGAGTTTGGCTACCTGATGGTGCAGGAGCAGGAGCGGGTGCGCACGTCGCGACTGGCGGAGGAGTATAACCGGGTGCTGATGGATTCGCACTCTCCGTCCGCGCCGTCCGCGCCTGCCGCAGCGCCTTCGGTGCCGGTGTCTAGACCGCCTTCCTCCGGTGGCAGTAGTGCCTCAAGCTCGCCCTTGACCTCTGAGGTGGCGGAGCAGGTGCGCCAACTGGTGCGCAATGGCCACCGGGTGGGTATCGAGGTGGTGGATGAGCGCCGCTTCCGGACCAATTCGTGGAACTGCTGCGCCACGCTGGATACGGCGCGCCCTGAGGAGGCGATCGCCGCTCTTGAAAGCTGCATTGCTGACCACCCGAGCGAGTATGTGCGCCTAGTGGGCATCGATCCGAAGGGCAAAAAGCGAGTCCTCGAAACGATTGTGCAGCGGCCCAAGCGTTAG
- the rph gene encoding ribonuclease PH, with amino-acid sequence MAWQRPDGRQPDELRPVHFIRNFTRFAPGSVLTKCGDTQVLCTVTVQPGVPRFLEGSGQGWLTAEYRMLPGATPQRQSREFLKLSGRTQEIQRLIGRSLRATLDMQALGEYTITVDADVLQADAGTRTASITGGFVALQDAIAHLMERGDLARSPICRQVAAVSVGLLKGEAFLDLNYPEDVAADTDCNVVMTDELQIIEIQGTAEEGSFSRAQLNQILDCAEKGIRELLEAQRQALESRA; translated from the coding sequence ATGGCTTGGCAGCGTCCCGATGGTCGCCAACCCGATGAACTGCGCCCGGTGCACTTCATCCGCAACTTTACTCGCTTCGCGCCGGGGTCGGTGCTGACCAAGTGCGGGGATACCCAGGTTTTGTGTACGGTGACGGTGCAGCCCGGGGTGCCGAGGTTTTTGGAGGGCAGCGGCCAGGGCTGGCTGACCGCGGAGTATCGGATGCTGCCAGGGGCGACGCCCCAGCGCCAGTCGCGGGAGTTTCTCAAGCTGTCGGGCCGGACCCAGGAAATTCAGCGGCTGATCGGCCGGAGTCTGCGGGCAACGCTGGATATGCAGGCCCTCGGGGAGTACACGATCACGGTGGATGCGGACGTGCTGCAGGCGGATGCGGGCACGCGGACGGCGTCGATCACCGGGGGGTTCGTGGCGCTGCAAGACGCGATCGCCCACCTGATGGAGCGAGGAGATTTGGCGCGATCGCCCATTTGCCGGCAAGTTGCGGCGGTCTCGGTAGGCCTGCTAAAAGGCGAGGCCTTCTTGGACCTAAACTATCCCGAGGACGTGGCAGCGGACACCGACTGCAACGTGGTGATGACCGACGAGCTCCAGATCATCGAGATTCAGGGGACCGCCGAAGAAGGCAGCTTCAGCCGCGCCCAGCTTAACCAAATCCTCGATTGCGCCGAAAAGGGCATTCGAGAGCTGCTGGAAGCCCAGCGCCAAGCCCTAGAAAGTCGCGCCTGA
- the bchB gene encoding ferredoxin:protochlorophyllide reductase (ATP-dependent) subunit B, translating into MKLAYWMYAGPAHIGTLRIASSFKNVHAIMHAPLGDDYFNVMRSMLERERNFTPVTTSVVDRNVLARGSQEKVVDNIVRKDGEEHPDLIVLTPTCTSSILQEDLQNFVERAQLDSKGDVLLADVNHYRYNELQAADRTLGQIVRFYLDKAAKKGELPSGKTEQPSVNIIGLTTLGFHNNHDCTELKRLMADLGITVNAVLPEGASVQDLKNLPRAWFNLIPYRELGLSTAQYLQEHFGTPYVDVTPMGVVETARCLRQIQAVLNEQGAAVNYEAYIEEQTLHVSQAAWFSRSIDCQNLTGKKAVVFGDNTHAAAITKVLAREMGIQVVMAGTYCKYDADWFREQVGPYCDEVLISEDNAEIANAIARLEPAAIFGTQMERHVGKRLDIPCGVISAPIHIQNFPIGYKPFVGYEGTNQLVDLIYNSFTLGMEDHLLEIFGGHDTKDVITKEMAPDSDLNWTKDGLAELNKIPGFVRGKVKRNTERFARDRGLSDINAEVLYAAKEAVGA; encoded by the coding sequence ATGAAATTGGCCTACTGGATGTATGCAGGCCCCGCGCACATTGGCACCCTTCGCATCGCCAGTTCTTTTAAGAACGTCCATGCCATTATGCATGCCCCTCTGGGGGACGATTACTTTAATGTCATGCGATCGATGCTGGAGCGGGAGCGCAACTTTACCCCCGTGACCACCAGCGTGGTCGATCGCAACGTCCTCGCCCGCGGCTCCCAAGAAAAAGTCGTTGACAATATCGTGCGCAAGGACGGCGAAGAGCACCCCGACTTGATTGTGCTGACGCCGACCTGCACCTCCAGCATCTTGCAAGAAGACCTGCAAAACTTTGTGGAGCGGGCTCAGCTCGACTCGAAGGGCGATGTCCTGCTGGCCGATGTCAACCACTACCGCTACAACGAACTCCAGGCCGCCGATCGCACCCTCGGCCAGATTGTGCGCTTCTACCTGGACAAGGCCGCCAAAAAAGGCGAACTGCCCAGCGGCAAAACGGAGCAGCCCTCCGTCAACATCATTGGCCTTACCACCCTCGGCTTCCACAACAATCACGACTGCACCGAGCTGAAGCGACTGATGGCCGACCTGGGCATTACGGTGAACGCCGTCTTGCCCGAAGGCGCATCGGTCCAGGATCTCAAGAACCTGCCGCGAGCCTGGTTTAACCTGATCCCCTATCGAGAACTGGGGCTCTCGACCGCCCAGTATCTCCAAGAACACTTTGGGACGCCCTACGTGGACGTGACGCCCATGGGCGTTGTGGAGACGGCCCGCTGCCTGCGCCAGATCCAGGCGGTGCTCAACGAGCAGGGGGCAGCGGTCAACTACGAAGCGTACATCGAGGAGCAAACCCTCCACGTCTCCCAGGCCGCCTGGTTTTCGCGCTCCATCGACTGCCAAAACCTGACGGGCAAGAAGGCAGTGGTCTTTGGGGACAACACCCACGCGGCTGCCATCACCAAGGTGCTGGCGCGGGAGATGGGGATTCAGGTGGTCATGGCGGGTACCTACTGCAAATACGATGCAGACTGGTTCCGCGAACAGGTCGGCCCCTACTGCGATGAGGTGCTGATCAGCGAGGACAATGCGGAAATCGCCAATGCGATCGCCCGCCTAGAGCCCGCCGCCATCTTCGGCACCCAGATGGAGCGCCACGTCGGCAAGCGCCTGGATATTCCCTGCGGAGTCATTTCGGCCCCCATTCATATTCAGAATTTCCCCATTGGCTACAAGCCCTTTGTCGGCTACGAAGGCACCAATCAGCTGGTGGACTTGATTTACAACTCCTTCACCCTGGGTATGGAGGACCACCTACTGGAAATCTTTGGCGGTCACGACACCAAGGACGTGATCACCAAAGAAATGGCGCCCGATTCTGATCTGAACTGGACCAAAGATGGTCTGGCTGAACTGAACAAAATTCCTGGGTTTGTACGCGGCAAAGTCAAGCGCAATACTGAACGGTTTGCGCGCGATCGCGGCCTGAGCGATATCAACGCTGAGGTGCTCTACGCTGCCAAAGAGGCAGTGGGTGCATAA
- a CDS encoding phasin family protein, translating to MSGFSDLFQKAVYLGVGLASYAGEKAGTKLTELRAQAQKLADELVARGEMTTEEARRMVDDLVQQAQTPGAEPVPDQPREPRRIEIVDDEEPNASSQPAGAPPVDDVERLRQQVQSLQDELRRLRRD from the coding sequence ATGAGCGGCTTTAGCGATCTGTTTCAGAAAGCGGTCTATCTGGGGGTAGGCCTTGCTTCCTACGCGGGTGAAAAAGCAGGAACAAAGCTGACAGAGCTGCGGGCTCAAGCTCAGAAATTGGCAGATGAACTGGTGGCTCGCGGTGAAATGACCACCGAAGAGGCGCGGCGCATGGTGGATGACTTGGTGCAGCAGGCCCAAACGCCTGGGGCAGAGCCGGTGCCTGATCAGCCCCGGGAGCCTCGCCGCATCGAGATTGTGGATGATGAAGAACCGAACGCATCGTCCCAACCGGCCGGAGCGCCGCCCGTAGATGATGTCGAGCGGCTGCGTCAGCAGGTCCAGTCGCTGCAAGACGAGCTGAGACGGCTGCGCCGGGACTAA
- the rcbX gene encoding RuBisCO chaperone RbcX: protein MDLKSLAKQTAKVTISYLTYQAVRVIVNQLNETDPPRGHWLSSFSSTGKLQDGEAYLQELLQANQELAFRVMTVRQHLAEEIAEFLPEMVQSGIQQANVEYRRQYLERITQMTLPDSPEPEAQPGSEPD from the coding sequence ATGGATCTCAAAAGTCTTGCGAAGCAAACGGCCAAGGTCACGATCAGCTATCTGACGTACCAAGCTGTGCGGGTCATCGTTAATCAGCTCAATGAGACCGATCCCCCCCGCGGCCACTGGCTTAGTAGTTTCTCCTCGACTGGCAAGCTCCAAGATGGTGAAGCCTATCTGCAAGAATTGCTGCAAGCAAACCAGGAACTGGCGTTTCGCGTCATGACGGTGCGACAGCATTTGGCTGAAGAAATTGCCGAGTTTTTGCCAGAAATGGTGCAAAGCGGTATCCAGCAAGCCAACGTCGAGTACCGCCGCCAGTACCTGGAGCGCATTACGCAAATGACCCTGCCTGACTCCCCAGAACCTGAGGCTCAGCCCGGTTCTGAACCCGATTAA
- the dut gene encoding dUTP diphosphatase codes for MKLKVHPLHPQAILPSYAHPDDSGLDLCAIASATIAPGESRLIPTGLSIELPPNTEAQIRPRSGLALRHQITVLNTPGTIDEGYRGEIAIILINHGRHPFTVEPGMKIAQMVIAPVLRVAVEAIGTADALTSTARGQGGFGSTGYRVGDR; via the coding sequence ATGAAACTTAAAGTCCACCCCTTGCATCCCCAGGCGATCTTGCCGAGCTACGCCCACCCCGACGACTCGGGCCTCGATCTGTGCGCGATCGCCTCCGCCACGATCGCCCCGGGCGAAAGCCGCCTCATCCCCACCGGCCTCAGCATCGAGCTACCGCCCAACACCGAAGCCCAGATCCGGCCCCGCAGCGGTCTCGCCCTGCGCCACCAGATCACCGTCCTCAACACCCCCGGCACCATCGACGAAGGCTATCGCGGCGAAATCGCCATCATTTTGATTAATCATGGCCGCCACCCCTTCACCGTGGAGCCCGGCATGAAGATTGCCCAAATGGTCATCGCCCCCGTACTGCGAGTGGCCGTCGAAGCCATTGGGACCGCCGACGCCCTGACGAGCACCGCTCGCGGCCAGGGCGGCTTCGGCTCCACGGGTTATCGAGTGGGCGATCGCTAG
- a CDS encoding NAD(P)/FAD-dependent oxidoreductase, whose translation MAVDYDLVIVGSTPTAIAAARAALRSQGRVALVSQRSPEEGLGPETPLLPSLSALGAIAQQQPLAHWLGLADSARAELQWPAALAWHHALGDTLAPDPAVLAAQGLEVILGQGAFRREPSLGFNLADRCLRSRAYLIATGSHTGRPAIEGLDAVPYWTPETLATQPPEVLPERLLILGGQGLAVAWAEAFARFGVAVTLITRQPRLLPQAEPEAVALIQAQLEADGVRILTGSPITQARMLDQEVWVQAGNDALAGDRLLVVAAPQPNLTGLNLEAVRVRATPRGLSVKPWLQTAHPRIYACGAVLGGDPAPYIGHHEAAIAVENALWGRRRVPHYQAIPQWVPTQNPLISLGLTEAQASQQYHEDAWVLRCPYKALPQAHLHHQVNGFAKLIVRPSGQILGAHILGPAAPELMSAIALLQESSQGMPALERLIPIAPSYSEVWTQLGQQWRDRRHQRWGPWLEALAAWRRARAR comes from the coding sequence ATGGCTGTGGACTATGACCTGGTAATTGTGGGCAGTACGCCCACGGCGATCGCGGCGGCACGGGCGGCTTTGCGATCCCAGGGACGCGTGGCCCTGGTCAGTCAGCGATCGCCCGAGGAGGGCTTGGGCCCAGAGACTCCCTTGTTGCCCAGCCTGAGCGCCCTAGGAGCGATCGCCCAGCAGCAGCCCCTGGCTCACTGGCTGGGGCTAGCCGACTCGGCCAGGGCGGAGCTCCAGTGGCCAGCGGCCCTGGCCTGGCACCACGCCCTCGGAGACACCCTGGCTCCTGACCCAGCCGTCTTAGCGGCGCAGGGCCTCGAAGTGATTTTGGGTCAGGGGGCGTTTCGGCGCGAGCCCAGCTTGGGGTTTAATCTAGCCGATCGCTGTCTGCGATCGCGCGCCTACCTGATCGCCACCGGCTCCCACACCGGGCGTCCCGCCATCGAGGGCCTCGACGCTGTGCCCTACTGGACCCCCGAGACGCTAGCAACGCAGCCCCCGGAGGTCTTGCCGGAGCGCCTGCTGATCCTGGGGGGTCAGGGCTTGGCAGTGGCCTGGGCCGAGGCCTTCGCTCGCTTTGGGGTAGCCGTCACCTTGATCACGCGCCAACCGAGACTGCTGCCCCAGGCCGAACCCGAAGCGGTGGCGCTGATCCAAGCTCAGCTCGAGGCGGACGGCGTGCGCATTTTGACCGGATCCCCGATCACCCAGGCGCGGATGCTGGACCAGGAGGTGTGGGTCCAGGCGGGCAATGATGCGCTGGCGGGCGATCGCCTGCTCGTGGTGGCGGCCCCGCAGCCGAACCTGACAGGACTCAACCTCGAAGCGGTGAGGGTCCGCGCCACGCCACGCGGCCTCAGCGTCAAGCCGTGGCTGCAAACGGCCCATCCCCGGATTTACGCCTGCGGTGCGGTGCTGGGCGGCGATCCGGCTCCCTACATTGGCCATCACGAAGCGGCGATCGCCGTCGAAAATGCCCTCTGGGGACGTCGCCGGGTGCCGCACTATCAAGCAATTCCCCAGTGGGTGCCCACCCAAAATCCCCTGATCAGCCTGGGCCTCACCGAAGCCCAAGCCAGCCAGCAGTACCACGAAGACGCCTGGGTCCTGCGCTGCCCCTACAAGGCTCTGCCCCAAGCCCATCTGCACCATCAGGTGAATGGTTTTGCCAAGCTGATCGTTCGTCCCAGCGGCCAGATTTTGGGTGCGCACATCCTCGGCCCCGCCGCGCCCGAGCTGATGAGCGCGATCGCCCTCCTCCAAGAGTCGTCCCAGGGGATGCCTGCCCTTGAGAGGCTGATTCCCATTGCTCCCAGCTACAGTGAAGTGTGGACGCAGCTCGGCCAGCAGTGGCGCGATCGCCGTCATCAGCGCTGGGGGCCGTGGCTTGAGGCTCTCGCGGCCTGGCGCCGCGCCCGTGCCCGCTAG